The following coding sequences are from one Bifidobacterium sp. window:
- the leuS gene encoding leucine--tRNA ligase, with the protein MSSNENSTTSPVEIPAEPAFRYNADFAQHIEEKWQQHWESNGTFWAANVDGKLVDGSGKHADGRNPYFVIDMFPYPSGKGLHVGHPLGYIATDVVSRYHRMKGENVLHAMGYDAFGLPAEQFAVQTGQHPRITTEQNISNMRWQLHRMGLSFDDRRSFATIDSGYVRWTQWIFSKIYNSWYDPSFVRADGGIGSARPISELEEAFASGRVSIPGHEEESWNDLDVAERSHALNEFRLAYISKSPVNWCPGLGTVLANEEVTAEGRSERGNFPVFQRELKQWSMRITAYGHRLIEDLDELDWPEKVKLMQRNWIGESHGASVHFSVHTEQGNKDMEVYTTRPDTLFGTTFAVVSPEHQLLQFVPDQWPADVPESWKGGYDDPRQAVGEYRRQAESKTAKDRVDDAGEKTGLFTGLYATNPVTGAQLPVFTADYVLMDYGTGAIMAVPGGDQRDYDFATAYGLPVIYTVQPTPESGEQLESYEGTAPFVSHEGIVINSTVEHTASVGDRLSLDGLSVDDAISTMTRWLEEAKVGTGKTSYRLRDWLFSRQRYWGEPFPVVYDEDGLPHLIPDDQLPVNLPEVPDYSPKTYDPNDAETEPEAPLSRNDDWVEVTMDLGDGPRKYHRDTNTMPNWAGSCWYYMRYINPSDQQHMVEPGEFDYWLGPEHNATAGTSGGVDLYVGGVEHAVLHLLYSRFWHKVLYDLGFVSSKEPFHKLFNQGMIQAYAYTDDRGQYVPAAEVEERDGKFYYDGKEVNREFGKMGKSLKNIITPDDMYSNYGADTFRLYEMSMGPLAESRPWNTRNVVGGMRFLQRLWRNVLNESTGEVVVSDDVPDEQTLKLLNNTIHDVTDEMEAMRPNTAISKLIVLNNHLTSLPSTPRSVVEPLILMLAPVAPHISEELWSKLGHEHSLAHEAWPKFDERYLGQDKVTAVVQVQGKIRGKLEVDPNIDPEALQALALDLPAVKERLGGQPPRKVIVKAPRIVSIVPSK; encoded by the coding sequence ATGAGTTCCAACGAAAACAGCACCACATCTCCTGTAGAGATCCCCGCTGAACCGGCTTTTCGTTATAATGCCGATTTTGCACAACACATCGAAGAAAAATGGCAACAGCATTGGGAAAGCAACGGTACCTTCTGGGCAGCCAATGTTGACGGAAAGTTAGTGGACGGTTCAGGCAAACATGCTGATGGCCGTAACCCATATTTTGTCATTGATATGTTTCCATATCCGTCCGGTAAAGGGTTGCACGTTGGACACCCTCTAGGATATATTGCCACCGATGTAGTGAGCCGATATCATCGGATGAAGGGTGAAAACGTACTTCATGCGATGGGTTACGATGCCTTCGGCTTACCAGCTGAACAGTTCGCAGTGCAGACCGGTCAGCATCCTCGTATTACCACAGAGCAAAACATCTCAAATATGCGCTGGCAGCTCCACCGCATGGGTTTAAGTTTTGACGACCGCAGGTCTTTCGCGACCATCGACTCAGGGTATGTGCGTTGGACACAGTGGATTTTCTCGAAAATTTACAATTCTTGGTACGACCCCTCATTTGTACGAGCTGATGGTGGCATCGGTTCAGCACGTCCGATTAGCGAACTTGAAGAGGCGTTCGCTTCAGGAAGAGTATCTATACCTGGGCATGAAGAGGAATCCTGGAATGATCTCGATGTAGCAGAACGTTCCCATGCTCTCAACGAATTCAGGTTGGCATATATTTCCAAATCGCCAGTTAACTGGTGCCCAGGGCTTGGCACGGTTTTGGCAAATGAAGAGGTTACTGCCGAGGGGCGTTCCGAACGAGGGAATTTCCCAGTATTTCAGCGCGAACTCAAGCAATGGTCGATGCGTATCACTGCTTATGGGCATCGTCTGATTGAAGATCTTGACGAGTTAGATTGGCCTGAAAAAGTTAAACTCATGCAACGCAACTGGATTGGTGAGTCGCATGGGGCCTCGGTACATTTCTCGGTGCATACTGAGCAGGGTAATAAGGATATGGAGGTCTACACCACACGGCCAGACACTCTATTCGGCACGACATTCGCCGTGGTGTCACCAGAACATCAACTCCTACAATTTGTTCCTGATCAATGGCCTGCTGACGTACCTGAGTCATGGAAGGGCGGTTATGACGATCCTCGTCAGGCAGTTGGCGAATATCGACGTCAAGCGGAATCAAAAACTGCGAAGGACCGTGTGGATGATGCAGGCGAAAAGACCGGTCTTTTCACTGGTTTATACGCTACTAACCCTGTAACTGGGGCACAGTTGCCGGTGTTTACTGCTGACTATGTGCTTATGGATTATGGCACCGGAGCCATTATGGCAGTGCCAGGCGGTGATCAACGAGATTATGATTTCGCTACCGCTTATGGTCTGCCAGTGATTTATACCGTGCAGCCGACTCCTGAATCAGGTGAACAACTAGAGTCATATGAAGGCACTGCTCCCTTTGTTTCCCACGAGGGAATCGTTATTAACTCCACGGTTGAGCACACTGCAAGCGTGGGAGACAGACTTAGCTTAGACGGTCTTAGCGTTGACGATGCTATTAGTACCATGACTCGTTGGCTCGAAGAAGCTAAAGTTGGTACCGGCAAAACCTCATACCGTTTGCGTGACTGGCTATTTTCACGTCAACGCTATTGGGGTGAACCCTTCCCAGTGGTATATGACGAGGATGGTCTTCCTCATCTGATTCCTGACGATCAGCTCCCAGTTAACCTTCCAGAAGTGCCTGATTACAGTCCTAAAACGTATGACCCAAACGATGCTGAAACTGAGCCGGAAGCACCGCTGAGCCGTAATGATGACTGGGTTGAAGTCACTATGGATCTTGGCGATGGTCCACGTAAATACCACCGTGATACGAATACCATGCCTAATTGGGCTGGTTCTTGCTGGTATTACATGCGTTATATCAATCCAAGTGATCAGCAGCATATGGTGGAACCAGGAGAGTTTGATTATTGGCTCGGTCCTGAACATAATGCCACTGCAGGGACATCAGGTGGAGTTGATTTGTACGTCGGCGGTGTTGAGCACGCGGTGCTGCATTTGCTGTACTCACGTTTCTGGCATAAAGTGCTCTACGATCTTGGCTTCGTTAGCTCAAAAGAGCCTTTCCACAAGTTATTCAACCAAGGCATGATTCAGGCATACGCCTACACGGACGACCGCGGACAGTATGTTCCTGCTGCTGAAGTAGAGGAACGCGACGGGAAATTCTACTATGACGGTAAAGAAGTCAACCGTGAATTTGGCAAGATGGGCAAGAGCCTAAAAAACATCATTACGCCAGACGATATGTATAGCAACTATGGTGCAGACACCTTCCGTTTGTACGAGATGAGTATGGGTCCTTTGGCTGAGTCGCGTCCTTGGAATACTCGTAATGTTGTTGGCGGTATGAGATTTCTGCAGCGTTTGTGGCGAAATGTGCTGAACGAAAGCACAGGCGAAGTCGTGGTAAGTGATGATGTACCTGATGAGCAAACTCTTAAATTGCTGAACAACACGATTCATGATGTAACGGACGAGATGGAGGCTATGCGCCCGAATACTGCTATCTCCAAGCTGATCGTCTTGAACAATCATTTAACGTCACTGCCTAGCACGCCGCGTAGCGTGGTTGAACCATTGATTCTGATGTTGGCTCCGGTTGCACCTCATATCAGTGAGGAACTGTGGTCAAAACTTGGTCATGAGCATTCACTGGCTCATGAGGCTTGGCCGAAGTTTGATGAGCGTTATCTTGGTCAAGATAAGGTCACTGCTGTGGTTCAGGTGCAAGGCAAGATTCGCGGCAAACTTGAAGTTGACCCGAATATCGATCCCGAAGCTTTGCAAGCATTAGCGTTGGATCTTCCCGCTGTCAAGGAACGTTTGGGTGGTCAGCCTCCGCGTAAGGTGATTGTGAAAGCTCCTCGAATTGTGTCGATTGTGCCGAG